From Mycolicibacterium cosmeticum, a single genomic window includes:
- a CDS encoding GNAT family N-acetyltransferase produces the protein MTVALRRSWAQDLDAATLYEILKLRVEVFVVEQACPYPELDGRDLLAETRHFWLEDAEGQVISTLRLMEEHPGGEKVFRIGRVCTKRSERGNGHTNRLMQAAIAEVGDHPCRIDAQTYLQDMYAAHGFVRDGEEFLEDGIPHVPMIRPGLGAGQQ, from the coding sequence ATGACGGTCGCGTTGCGCCGGAGCTGGGCGCAGGATCTGGATGCCGCCACGCTGTACGAGATCCTCAAACTGCGCGTCGAGGTGTTCGTGGTGGAGCAGGCCTGCCCGTACCCCGAACTCGACGGCCGCGACCTGCTCGCCGAGACCCGGCACTTCTGGCTGGAAGATGCCGAGGGCCAGGTGATTTCGACGTTGCGGTTGATGGAGGAGCATCCCGGCGGGGAGAAGGTGTTCCGGATCGGCCGGGTGTGCACCAAACGCTCCGAACGCGGCAACGGCCACACCAACCGGCTGATGCAGGCCGCGATCGCCGAGGTGGGTGACCACCCGTGCCGCATCGACGCGCAGACTTATTTGCAGGACATGTACGCCGCGCACGGATTCGTCCGCGACGGTGAGGAATTCCTGGAGGACGGCATCCCGCACGTGCCGATGATCAGACCGGGTCTGGGAGCGGGGCAGCAGTAG